The genomic stretch AGAGAGTTCGTCACAGTGCTGCTGTGGTGGGATCCCGCGTTCTTCGGCGGTGCGTTGGATCTTCTGGCCGTGTTCGTCGGTTCCCGTCACCATGAGTACATCTTGACCCCGCAGGCGGTGGTAGCGGGCGATGGCATCCGCGATCATCGTGGTGTAGGCACTGCCAATGTGAGGGGCGGCGTTGACGTAGTAGATCGGGGTGGTGATGACAAAAGTGGGATCCGGCATGGGCAATCGGCAAAGCGTTCTCCCATGATAGAGGGCGGGGATTCAGATGCGAACAGACTCGATTTTCTACCAACTGTTTCAGTCGTTCCCTTCACTTTTGTTTGAACTGTTGGGACTCGATCCTGGTTTGGGATCCCAGTATCGGTTCGCCTCTCAGGAAATCAAAGAGACTGCTTTCCGTTTAGATGGAATCTTTTTACCCAGTCAAAGGGAAATTCCTCTTTATTTGGTAGACTCCATTCGGCTTGCCAGAAGATCGGTGTTACACTTGTTCATGAAGTCTCTCAGGTTTTGGTGGCGCTAGCACCGATGGAGCGCATTCCAAAGCCTTGTTCTGAATGAGTTTTGACGCAAAGATTCCGCAGGGGGCGCTGATTACAGGCGCCAGCCGGGGGATTGGCAGAGCTGTAGCCTTAACCTTAGCCCAACAAGGGATCCCTGTAGCCCTAGTAGCCCGTTCTCACCCCGATTTGGTGGCAGTGCAGACGGAGATTAAGGACTTGGGGGGTAGAGCGGAGGTTTACCCCATTGACCTATCTGATTTGCCCGCATTGCCCCAGCGGTTGCAGTCTCTGCTGG from Thermostichus vulcanus str. 'Rupite' encodes the following:
- a CDS encoding Rpn family recombination-promoting nuclease/putative transposase, translated to MRTDSIFYQLFQSFPSLLFELLGLDPGLGSQYRFASQEIKETAFRLDGIFLPSQREIPLYLVDSIRLARRSVLHLFMKSLRFWWR